In one window of Frigoriglobus tundricola DNA:
- a CDS encoding sugar transferase: MVAHPRPLAGLDDATRCPGPVRPDRLKRAIDVGTGLGLLIGALPVVLAIWALVRATSPGPGFYSQVRVGRGGRPFWIYKIRTMTVNCEAGSGAKWATKGDTRVTPVGRVLRKLHLDELPQLWNVLRGDMSLVGPRPERPEFVVPLSAEVAGYPERHRVRPGVTGLAQIQLPADTDLASVRRKVVLDRHYVEFGTLWLDLRIALGTLVYLLGFSYARVRRLLALPNPLGAPRAEAARRHGAHEVLGLGACHEPPQLEAEGGPAARGAVR; the protein is encoded by the coding sequence ATGGTTGCCCACCCTCGCCCCCTTGCCGGTCTTGATGACGCGACGCGCTGTCCGGGGCCGGTGCGCCCCGATCGGCTCAAGCGCGCGATCGACGTCGGCACCGGGCTCGGCCTCTTGATCGGGGCCCTGCCGGTGGTCCTCGCCATCTGGGCGCTGGTCCGGGCGACGTCGCCCGGGCCCGGCTTCTACTCGCAGGTCCGGGTCGGTCGGGGCGGCCGGCCCTTCTGGATTTACAAAATCCGGACGATGACGGTCAACTGCGAGGCCGGGTCCGGTGCGAAGTGGGCCACAAAGGGCGACACGCGCGTCACGCCCGTCGGCCGGGTGCTGCGGAAGTTGCACCTCGACGAGCTGCCCCAGCTCTGGAACGTGCTCCGCGGGGACATGAGCCTGGTGGGGCCGCGCCCGGAGCGGCCGGAGTTCGTCGTTCCCCTGTCGGCGGAGGTCGCGGGGTACCCGGAGCGGCACCGGGTGCGGCCCGGCGTGACGGGGCTGGCTCAGATCCAACTGCCGGCCGACACCGACCTCGCGTCCGTGCGGCGGAAGGTGGTGCTCGACCGGCACTACGTCGAGTTCGGGACCCTGTGGCTCGACCTCCGCATCGCGCTCGGGACGCTCGTGTACCTCCTGGGCTTTTCCTACGCCCGGGTCCGGCGCCTGTTGGCGCTCCCGAACCCCCTGGGCGCCCCTCGGGCGGAGGCCGCCCGGCGCCACGGCGCCCACGAGGTGCTGGGGCTCGGTGCGTGCCACGAGCCCCCCCAACTCGAGGCCGAGGGCGGGCCGGCGGCGCGCGGTGCGGTCCGATGA
- a CDS encoding O-antigen ligase family protein, which yields MNFVLFVLLNAVLFVRPEELYPSIAGLRLFMLLIVPCVLLSLRQITHLLSSDALQRRPVAVCVLLFYASTLVTQLVAGNLEGALLQNGPGFGKVILYYFLLLAVVNTPERLRALVAALVVQILVLTAIALAQQYGVATFPSIKPAMQTMFDAETGERYTIPRMASSGIFSDPNDLCLVLGLGILCCVYGATTGSPGPVGLVLWALPVPVFVAALLETHSRGGLLGVLAGGGAYLYSRFGGARALPLAAAGAAAALVAVGGRQADVGSGGGTAHERMIMWAEGLHTLFQRPLAIPTGLGFGWYPDEFGLVAHNSFVEAYVELGLLGGGAFLGAFLLALRLIDRLGKGIEAAGWALEARPFAFAVLAAYAVGCYSLTRNYVIPTYLVLGLASVLLETSVARLPVPFQVNREWFTRAVLFAIGGLVFMKFATQGLGMAGI from the coding sequence ATGAACTTCGTCCTCTTCGTGCTGCTGAACGCGGTCCTGTTCGTCCGCCCGGAGGAGCTGTACCCGAGCATCGCCGGGCTGCGCCTCTTCATGCTGTTGATCGTCCCGTGCGTCCTGCTCTCCCTGCGGCAGATCACCCACCTCCTTTCGTCGGACGCGCTGCAGCGGCGCCCGGTGGCGGTGTGCGTGCTCCTGTTCTACGCCTCGACCCTCGTGACCCAACTGGTCGCGGGGAACCTCGAGGGTGCGCTGCTCCAGAACGGCCCGGGGTTCGGGAAGGTGATCCTGTACTATTTCTTGCTCCTGGCCGTCGTGAACACCCCGGAGCGGCTGCGGGCGTTAGTGGCGGCGCTCGTCGTGCAGATCCTCGTGCTCACGGCGATCGCCCTGGCCCAGCAATACGGGGTGGCGACCTTCCCCAGCATCAAGCCCGCGATGCAGACGATGTTCGACGCCGAGACCGGCGAGCGGTACACGATCCCGCGCATGGCGAGCAGCGGCATCTTCAGCGACCCCAACGACCTGTGCCTCGTTTTGGGGCTGGGGATCTTGTGCTGCGTCTACGGCGCGACGACCGGCTCCCCCGGCCCCGTCGGGCTCGTCCTCTGGGCGCTCCCGGTCCCGGTCTTCGTCGCCGCGCTCCTGGAAACGCACTCGCGCGGCGGCCTGTTGGGGGTGCTCGCGGGCGGGGGCGCGTACCTGTATTCGCGGTTCGGCGGCGCGCGGGCGCTGCCCCTGGCCGCGGCCGGCGCGGCGGCGGCGCTCGTCGCCGTCGGCGGTCGGCAGGCGGACGTCGGGAGCGGCGGCGGCACCGCGCACGAACGAATGATCATGTGGGCGGAAGGGCTGCACACGCTGTTCCAGCGGCCGCTGGCCATTCCGACGGGGCTGGGGTTCGGGTGGTACCCGGACGAGTTCGGCCTGGTGGCCCACAACTCGTTCGTCGAGGCCTATGTCGAACTCGGGCTCCTCGGGGGCGGCGCGTTCCTCGGCGCCTTCCTCCTCGCCCTGCGCCTGATCGACCGCCTCGGCAAGGGGATCGAGGCCGCGGGGTGGGCCCTCGAGGCGCGGCCCTTCGCCTTCGCCGTCCTCGCGGCCTACGCCGTGGGGTGCTACTCCCTCACCCGAAATTATGTCATCCCGACGTACCTGGTCCTGGGGCTCGCCTCGGTGCTCCTGGAGACGTCCGTGGCGCGGCTCCCGGTGCCGTTCCAGGTGAACCGCGAATGGTTCACGCGCGCCGTCCTGTTCGCGATCGGCGGGCTGGTGTTTATGAAATTTGCCACGCAAGGCCTGGGCATGGCAGGTATTTAA
- a CDS encoding ABC transporter permease, with amino-acid sequence MIETPATPGPAAPAARPPEPAPRRTVIEPPAGWQLIDLGELWRFRELVFFLIWRDVKVRYKQAALGIAWAVLQPALLMAVFSVFLGQLGGLSGGETPYPLFVLAGLIAWTFFSAAVGQAGGSVIGSERLITKIYFPRLAVPFAAVGAAAFDFAISLGLLGVVMAAYGYPPSWQIVFAPLAFGVLLTAATGLGTLLAALTVTYRDFRFVTPFLIQVGMYATPTIYMMVPADPSDGLRLWLALNPLVAPIAAFRACVLGGPVPWGGLALSAGAAAALFVFGCLYFRKVEDEFADRI; translated from the coding sequence ATGATTGAGACCCCCGCTACACCCGGGCCCGCGGCCCCCGCCGCGCGGCCCCCCGAGCCCGCGCCCCGCCGGACGGTGATCGAGCCGCCCGCCGGCTGGCAGCTCATCGACCTGGGCGAGCTGTGGCGGTTCCGCGAGCTGGTGTTCTTCCTGATCTGGCGCGACGTCAAGGTGCGCTACAAGCAGGCCGCGCTCGGGATCGCGTGGGCGGTCCTCCAGCCGGCCCTGTTGATGGCGGTGTTCAGCGTGTTTCTCGGGCAGCTCGGCGGCCTGTCCGGCGGCGAGACGCCGTACCCGCTCTTCGTGCTGGCGGGGCTGATCGCGTGGACGTTCTTCTCGGCGGCCGTCGGCCAGGCGGGCGGCAGCGTGATCGGGTCCGAGCGCCTGATCACCAAGATCTACTTCCCGCGGCTGGCCGTGCCGTTCGCCGCCGTCGGGGCGGCGGCGTTCGACTTCGCCATCTCGCTCGGGCTGCTCGGGGTGGTGATGGCGGCGTACGGGTACCCGCCGAGCTGGCAGATCGTGTTCGCCCCGCTGGCGTTCGGGGTGCTGCTGACCGCCGCCACCGGCCTGGGCACGCTGCTCGCCGCGCTGACGGTGACGTACCGCGACTTCCGCTTCGTGACCCCGTTCCTGATCCAGGTGGGGATGTACGCGACCCCGACCATTTACATGATGGTCCCCGCCGACCCGTCGGACGGGTTGCGCCTGTGGCTCGCCCTGAACCCCCTGGTCGCCCCGATCGCCGCGTTCCGGGCGTGCGTCCTCGGCGGGCCGGTCCCGTGGGGCGGGCTGGCGCTGTCGGCCGGGGCCGCGGCCGCCCTGTTCGTGTTCGGGTGCCTCTATTTCCGGAAAGTGGAAGACGAGTTCGCGGACCGGATCTGA
- a CDS encoding ABC transporter ATP-binding protein yields the protein MTAPAIRVERLGKRYRLAHAQEGAPYRTLRESIMTFAAAPFRKRGSVEEFWALDDVSFEVQPGEVVGVIGRNGAGKSTLLKILSRITKPTTGRVELNGRVGSLLEVGTGFHPELTGRENVYLNGSILGMSRAEIARKFDEIVAFAEVEKFLDTPVKRYSSGMYVRLAFAVAAHLEPEILIIDEVLAVGDAVFQRRCINRMAELSRSGRSLIFVSHQLDIIKKLCKRGVRLVRGRIEDAGPIEQVIQNYQSDYRELDQTTDAITGYRTGNGKARFERLKLIGQDRAPTGDLRSGQRLAVEIEIGAQQRVEGASIGLVLRTLEGARIVSSLTEEVGFTVALEPGPNAFVCSFEPLPLRPGRTLALELWLFDGDVLDHVDVARIVDVVEGEPTEYSSRADQGALLCPYTWARRAPQ from the coding sequence ATGACGGCACCGGCCATACGAGTCGAGCGGCTGGGTAAGCGGTACCGGCTGGCCCACGCCCAGGAGGGGGCGCCGTACCGAACGCTCCGCGAAAGTATCATGACGTTTGCGGCGGCGCCGTTTCGGAAGCGCGGGTCGGTGGAGGAGTTCTGGGCGCTCGACGACGTGTCGTTCGAGGTGCAGCCGGGCGAGGTGGTGGGCGTGATCGGGCGCAACGGCGCGGGAAAGAGTACGCTCCTGAAGATCTTGAGCCGGATCACCAAGCCGACAACTGGCCGCGTGGAGCTCAACGGCCGGGTCGGCAGCCTGCTCGAAGTGGGAACGGGCTTTCACCCGGAACTCACGGGCCGTGAAAACGTGTACCTGAACGGTAGCATCCTCGGCATGAGCCGGGCCGAGATCGCCCGGAAGTTCGACGAGATCGTGGCCTTCGCCGAAGTGGAGAAGTTCCTCGACACGCCGGTGAAGCGGTACAGCAGCGGGATGTACGTCCGACTGGCGTTCGCCGTCGCCGCGCACCTGGAGCCGGAAATCCTGATCATCGACGAAGTGCTCGCGGTCGGTGATGCCGTCTTCCAGAGGCGGTGCATTAATCGCATGGCCGAACTCAGCCGATCCGGCCGGTCTCTGATCTTCGTCAGCCACCAGCTCGATATCATCAAGAAGCTGTGCAAGCGCGGGGTGCGCCTTGTGCGGGGCCGGATCGAGGACGCGGGGCCGATCGAGCAGGTGATTCAGAACTACCAGAGCGACTACCGGGAACTGGATCAGACGACGGACGCCATCACGGGCTACCGCACCGGCAACGGCAAAGCGCGGTTCGAGCGGCTCAAGCTGATCGGGCAGGACCGCGCCCCGACCGGGGACCTCCGGTCCGGGCAGCGGCTGGCGGTCGAGATCGAAATCGGTGCCCAACAGCGGGTCGAAGGCGCCTCGATCGGGCTCGTTCTGAGAACGCTCGAGGGCGCGCGGATCGTCTCGAGTTTGACCGAAGAGGTCGGGTTCACGGTGGCGCTCGAGCCCGGGCCGAACGCCTTTGTGTGCTCGTTCGAACCGCTCCCGCTGCGCCCCGGCCGGACGCTGGCTCTCGAGCTGTGGCTGTTCGACGGTGACGTCCTCGATCACGTCGACGTCGCCAGGATCGTGGACGTTGTCGAGGGCGAGCCGACCGAGTACTCCTCACGGGCAGACCAAGGGGCGCTGCTCTGTCCGTACACGTGGGCGCGGCGGGCGCCACAGTAG
- a CDS encoding FkbM family methyltransferase, with protein MPGVTLESLIGAAGFPHIDLLKVDVEGAEVELFRTADRWIDRVNVICIEFHGDSRETTGFDRLMAEHGFRIVYTDYHTTLALRGVPAH; from the coding sequence ATTCCCGGCGTCACCTTGGAATCGCTGATCGGGGCCGCCGGGTTCCCCCACATCGACCTGCTGAAAGTGGACGTGGAAGGCGCCGAGGTCGAACTCTTCCGCACCGCCGATCGCTGGATCGATCGCGTGAACGTAATATGTATCGAGTTTCACGGCGACAGCCGCGAGACGACGGGCTTCGACCGGTTGATGGCGGAGCACGGGTTCCGAATCGTCTACACCGATTACCACACCACGCTCGCGCTCCGGGGAGTACCGGCTCATTGA
- a CDS encoding glycosyltransferase yields MHRTLALIPYVPHPPFGGGDQRVHHVLTALAGAGELVVWALSRHLDQPDGWPLAARFAERPRVFSHGAPGAASEPAPPLTGLFNQPFPTWPGRVRADYSHALWAALERLDLGGFSAVHVESLGMIPYGVALRARHPRLRLTLNVDNIDPVYAWQALRVAPRWFSRPTYWAVRNIAQLFRFSRRWFPAFDAVWVCSGTDRRWVLRWTNQRRVVVVPNGMDCAMFSDLDPAPDCPRLVMTGTMMEGPNSDGMAWFADRVWPEVLRAVPGAEFWCVGRDPCPPVLEAAQRHPGITVTGSVPDVRPYLARAAVSVAPVRYGTGTRLKILEAMAAGLPVVSTRLGADGLGFRHGRELLLADRAGDFANACIRLLTDAGARTRLGATGRRSVQKYDWKAIYQTISSLAAAGAERAPGARAPV; encoded by the coding sequence ATGCACAGAACACTCGCCCTCATTCCCTATGTTCCGCACCCGCCCTTCGGTGGCGGCGACCAGCGGGTGCATCACGTCCTGACGGCCCTCGCGGGCGCCGGCGAGTTGGTCGTCTGGGCGCTGTCGCGGCACCTCGACCAGCCGGACGGCTGGCCGCTCGCGGCCCGGTTCGCGGAGCGGCCGCGCGTCTTCTCTCACGGGGCGCCCGGGGCCGCGAGCGAGCCCGCGCCCCCGCTGACGGGCTTATTTAATCAGCCGTTTCCCACCTGGCCCGGCCGGGTCCGAGCGGACTATTCTCACGCCCTGTGGGCCGCCCTCGAGCGGCTCGACCTCGGCGGGTTCTCGGCCGTCCACGTCGAATCGCTCGGCATGATCCCGTACGGCGTGGCCCTGAGAGCTCGACACCCGCGGTTGCGGCTCACGCTCAATGTCGACAACATCGATCCGGTGTACGCGTGGCAAGCGCTCCGGGTCGCGCCCCGGTGGTTCTCGCGCCCGACCTACTGGGCGGTGCGCAACATCGCGCAACTGTTCCGCTTCTCGCGGCGCTGGTTCCCCGCCTTCGATGCCGTGTGGGTGTGCTCGGGAACCGATCGCCGGTGGGTGTTGCGGTGGACGAACCAGCGGCGCGTCGTCGTCGTGCCCAACGGTATGGACTGTGCGATGTTTTCCGACCTGGACCCGGCCCCCGATTGCCCGCGGCTGGTGATGACGGGGACAATGATGGAGGGGCCGAACAGCGACGGGATGGCGTGGTTCGCGGACCGGGTTTGGCCGGAGGTCCTGAGGGCCGTCCCGGGGGCCGAGTTCTGGTGCGTGGGCCGCGACCCGTGCCCGCCCGTCCTTGAGGCCGCGCAGCGGCACCCCGGGATCACGGTCACCGGGAGCGTTCCGGACGTGCGCCCGTACCTGGCACGGGCCGCAGTGAGCGTTGCTCCGGTTCGGTACGGGACGGGGACCCGGTTGAAGATCCTGGAGGCGATGGCCGCGGGGCTGCCGGTGGTTTCGACCCGGCTCGGGGCCGACGGGTTGGGCTTCCGTCACGGCCGGGAACTGCTCCTCGCCGACCGGGCCGGCGACTTCGCGAACGCGTGTATCCGGCTGTTGACAGACGCGGGCGCGCGCACGCGGTTGGGGGCGACCGGGCGCCGTTCCGTTCAGAAGTACGATTGGAAAGCGATTTACCAAACCATCAGTTCGCTCGCCGCTGCGGGGGCCGAGCGTGCGCCCGGTGCTCGCGCGCCGGTCTGA